From one Bacilli bacterium PM5-9 genomic stretch:
- a CDS encoding antitoxin Phd (product_source=KO:K19165; cog=COG2161; ko=KO:K19165; superfamily=143120) gives MNNISLCSMSEANQNFSKVAKKLEKEGKAIILKNNKPRFLIINIEDEIMSLGLSNENIKQLVLSKCEFGGELID, from the coding sequence ATGAATAATATTTCATTATGCTCTATGAGTGAAGCTAATCAAAATTTTAGTAAGGTGGCAAAAAAACTTGAAAAAGAGGGAAAAGCTATTATACTAAAAAATAATAAACCTAGATTTTTAATTATTAATATTGAGGATGAAATAATGTCATTGGGTTTATCAAATGAAAATATTAAACAATTAGTTTTAAGTAAATGTGAATTTGGAGGAGAATTAATTGATTGA